A DNA window from Thiobacillus denitrificans ATCC 25259 contains the following coding sequences:
- a CDS encoding carbonic anhydrase, protein MLLRLSAALLSSLSFAAAAAPGSHWTYEGEHGPTHWAQLDKGFAECALGHAQSPIDIRDATPRADAPDLDFRYQATPLRLINNGHTVQVDESDAGTLTIGGHRYALAQFHFHTPSEERVRGKAYDMVAHLVHKDASGKLAAVAVLFKAGRENAALKTVFDNMPLGAGPEHKVEGVQFNPADLLPKQHAYYHFQGSLTTPPCSEGVAWYVLKTPVEASRAQIGQLRTLYPHNARPVQALHGRQVIDHP, encoded by the coding sequence ATGCTGCTTCGCCTGTCCGCCGCCCTTCTGTCCTCTCTAAGCTTCGCCGCTGCCGCGGCACCGGGATCGCACTGGACCTACGAGGGCGAGCACGGCCCCACGCATTGGGCCCAACTCGACAAGGGCTTTGCCGAATGCGCGCTCGGCCACGCGCAATCGCCGATCGACATCCGCGACGCGACGCCGAGGGCCGACGCGCCGGACCTCGATTTCCGTTATCAGGCGACGCCGCTTCGTCTGATCAACAACGGCCATACCGTGCAGGTCGACGAATCGGATGCGGGCACGCTGACGATCGGCGGCCATCGCTACGCGCTCGCCCAGTTCCACTTCCATACGCCGAGCGAGGAACGTGTGCGCGGCAAGGCCTACGACATGGTTGCGCATCTGGTCCACAAGGACGCTTCCGGGAAACTCGCCGCGGTCGCCGTGCTATTCAAGGCCGGCCGCGAAAACGCTGCGCTGAAGACCGTGTTCGACAACATGCCGCTCGGCGCAGGGCCGGAGCATAAGGTCGAAGGCGTGCAGTTCAACCCGGCCGACCTGCTGCCCAAGCAGCACGCCTACTACCACTTCCAGGGCTCGCTGACGACGCCGCCGTGTTCGGAGGGTGTCGCCTGGTATGTGCTGAAGACCCCGGTCGAGGCCTCGCGTGCACAGATCGGCCAGTTGCGCACGCTCTACCCGCACAACGCCCGCCCGGTGCAGGCGCTGCACGGCCGGCAGGTGATCGACCACCCCTGA
- the ribD gene encoding bifunctional diaminohydroxyphosphoribosylaminopyrimidine deaminase/5-amino-6-(5-phosphoribosylamino)uracil reductase RibD, protein MRFTAADSRFMSRALQLAARGLFTTSPNPRVGCVLVKDDRIVGEGWHERAGTPHAEIHALRAAGEAARGATAYVTLEPCSHHGRTPPCAEALIDAGVSRVVAAMTDPNPLVAGGGISMLTLAGIAAEVGLMEAEARALNPGFVSRMTRRRPWVRLKTASTLDGKTALANGASQWITGEAARADVQRLRARACAILTGSGTVLADDPRMNVRDFDIGRAPLRVVVDSTLRTPASAAILPALVACRDASPATRTALEAAGAEVIEMPGVDGRVDLAALLALLAQRGVNEVHVEAGAALNGALLAAGLVDEWVAYLAPLAVGDDARGLFAHAPLATLAEAARFRLQDLRQIGGDLRLTLLPA, encoded by the coding sequence ATGAGATTTACCGCCGCCGATTCCCGTTTCATGTCGCGCGCCCTGCAACTCGCGGCGCGCGGGCTTTTCACGACGAGCCCCAATCCGCGCGTCGGCTGCGTCCTCGTCAAGGATGATCGCATCGTCGGCGAAGGCTGGCACGAACGCGCCGGCACGCCGCACGCCGAAATCCATGCCCTGCGCGCCGCGGGCGAAGCCGCGCGCGGCGCAACGGCCTACGTCACGCTCGAGCCCTGCTCGCACCATGGCCGCACGCCGCCCTGCGCGGAGGCGCTCATCGACGCCGGCGTCAGCCGCGTCGTCGCGGCGATGACCGATCCCAACCCGCTGGTCGCCGGCGGTGGCATTTCGATGCTGACGCTCGCGGGGATCGCGGCCGAGGTCGGGTTGATGGAGGCCGAGGCGCGCGCGCTCAATCCCGGCTTCGTTTCGCGCATGACGCGGCGCCGTCCCTGGGTGCGGCTCAAGACCGCGTCGACGCTGGACGGCAAGACCGCGCTCGCCAACGGCGCCTCGCAGTGGATCACCGGCGAGGCCGCACGCGCCGACGTCCAAAGACTGCGCGCGCGCGCCTGCGCAATCCTGACCGGCAGCGGCACGGTGCTCGCCGACGATCCGCGCATGAACGTGCGTGACTTCGACATCGGCCGGGCGCCGCTACGCGTCGTCGTCGATTCGACCCTGCGCACGCCGGCCAGCGCGGCGATCCTGCCCGCGCTCGTCGCCTGCCGCGACGCCTCGCCGGCTACGCGGACGGCGCTCGAAGCGGCGGGGGCGGAGGTGATCGAGATGCCGGGCGTAGATGGCCGCGTCGACCTCGCCGCGCTGCTCGCGCTCCTCGCGCAGCGCGGCGTCAACGAAGTCCACGTCGAAGCCGGTGCGGCGCTGAACGGCGCGCTGCTCGCGGCCGGCTTGGTCGACGAGTGGGTCGCCTACCTCGCGCCGCTCGCGGTCGGCGATGACGCGCGCGGGCTGTTCGCCCACGCGCCGCTCGCCACGCTCGCCGAGGCCGCGCGTTTCCGGTTGCAAGACCTGCGGCAGATCGGCGGCGACCTGCGCCTGACCCTGCTGCCGGCATGA
- a CDS encoding class I SAM-dependent methyltransferase produces MTGFKDHFSSGSEGYAAYRPDYPATLFAWLSSLCAERRLAWDCATGSGQAARGLAAHFPRVVASDASAEQVRHATPHPGVDYRVATAEASGLAERSVDLVTVAQAAHWFDLPRFYAEVARVLKPAGVAALWGYGRIVLPGAMDAPLRYFYAETVGPYWPAERALIDDAYRGLDFPFVEIPPPAFAIEVAWTLPRLIDYLSTWSAVKRFQTARGRDPLPALNAELAPLWGDANAAMTLRWPLFLRVGRV; encoded by the coding sequence ATGACGGGCTTCAAGGACCATTTCTCGTCGGGGTCCGAAGGCTACGCGGCATACCGGCCCGACTATCCCGCCACGCTCTTCGCCTGGCTCTCTAGCCTCTGTGCGGAACGCCGCCTCGCCTGGGACTGCGCGACCGGAAGCGGCCAGGCCGCACGCGGGCTCGCGGCGCATTTCCCACGTGTCGTCGCGAGCGACGCATCGGCCGAGCAGGTCCGTCACGCCACGCCGCATCCAGGGGTCGATTACCGAGTCGCGACCGCGGAGGCGAGCGGGCTCGCCGAGCGCAGCGTCGACCTCGTCACGGTCGCACAGGCCGCGCACTGGTTCGATCTGCCGCGCTTTTACGCCGAGGTCGCGCGCGTGCTGAAGCCCGCCGGCGTCGCGGCGCTCTGGGGCTACGGCCGCATCGTGCTGCCGGGTGCGATGGACGCGCCGCTGCGGTATTTCTACGCCGAGACGGTCGGTCCCTACTGGCCCGCGGAACGGGCGCTGATCGACGACGCCTACCGCGGCCTCGATTTTCCGTTTGTCGAAATCCCGCCGCCAGCGTTCGCGATCGAAGTCGCGTGGACGCTCCCGCGGCTCATCGACTATCTCTCGACCTGGTCCGCCGTGAAGCGCTTCCAGACCGCGCGGGGACGCGACCCCTTGCCGGCGCTGAACGCCGAACTCGCGCCGCTGTGGGGCGATGCGAACGCGGCCATGACCTTGCGCTGGCCGCTGTTCCTGCGCGTCGGACGGGTCTAG